The following coding sequences lie in one Bacteroidota bacterium genomic window:
- a CDS encoding electron transfer flavoprotein subunit beta/FixA family protein, translating to MKILVCMSNVPDTTTKIRFAAENKSIDTTGVQWIINPWDELALTRMLDLKDANAGLIESITVMNVGLKDTEPTMRKALAIGADKGIRINAEPKDAYYTAAQMAEAIKAEPFDLILCGIESSDFNGCSVGSMLAEFLDMPSVSSVSGLSIENGQIKLNREIDGGTEHVESALPFIAIVQKGIAIEPRIPAMRGIMQARTKPLAIVEPKEMDALTENLVYELPSAKAACKMIDPENIGELVNLLHNEAKVI from the coding sequence ATGAAAATTCTTGTTTGCATGAGCAATGTTCCGGACACGACGACAAAAATCCGGTTCGCTGCTGAAAACAAAAGTATTGACACTACCGGAGTACAGTGGATTATCAATCCATGGGATGAGCTTGCACTTACACGCATGCTCGATCTGAAAGACGCCAATGCAGGCCTCATCGAAAGTATTACGGTTATGAATGTGGGACTGAAAGACACTGAGCCGACCATGCGTAAAGCATTGGCAATAGGTGCCGATAAAGGAATCCGCATCAACGCGGAACCCAAAGATGCCTATTATACGGCAGCACAAATGGCCGAAGCCATAAAAGCAGAACCCTTTGACCTTATCCTTTGTGGTATAGAATCGAGCGATTTCAACGGATGCTCCGTTGGTAGTATGCTTGCCGAATTTCTTGATATGCCTTCGGTTTCTTCAGTTTCAGGACTTAGTATAGAAAACGGACAGATTAAACTGAACCGTGAAATTGACGGTGGTACCGAGCATGTAGAATCAGCCCTTCCTTTTATTGCCATTGTGCAGAAAGGAATCGCCATTGAACCACGCATCCCCGCTATGCGAGGCATCATGCAGGCACGCACCAAACCACTTGCCATTGTTGAACCCAAAGAAATGGATGCGCTTACAGAAAATCTGGTATATGAACTTCCATCAGCAAAAGCAGCGTGTAAGATGATTGACCCTGAAAACATAGGCGAGCTGGTTAACCTGCTGCACAACGAGGCCAAAGTAATTTAA
- a CDS encoding electron transfer flavoprotein subunit alpha/FixB family protein, translating to MSVLIYTENWDGKFKKLSFELISYGSAIAKMLGTKAVVLSIGSVPEEELKKAGAYGASKILSAQDAKLMALDNQVYASVIAQAAEKEQAQVIVFAGNNTGKAIAPRVSVKLKAGLVAGVMGLPNSADPFVVRKKVFTAKAFSDVVIKSPVRILTLAQNSFGIVEEAADCPIEAFTPALKDTDFGTVVKDVNKIQGTILLTDAEIVVSGGRGMKSADNWAPIEELAGLLGAATACSRPVSDEGWRPHSEHVGQTGKVIAPTLYFALGISGAIQHLGGISSSKYIVAINKDKDAPIFETANYGVLGDLQTVLPSLIAEVKKLKEAQ from the coding sequence ATGTCAGTTTTAATTTATACAGAGAACTGGGACGGTAAATTCAAGAAACTCAGTTTCGAGCTTATCTCTTACGGAAGTGCTATTGCAAAAATGCTTGGTACAAAAGCGGTGGTATTGTCGATAGGCAGCGTTCCGGAAGAAGAACTTAAGAAAGCAGGCGCGTATGGCGCATCAAAAATACTCAGCGCACAGGATGCAAAACTCATGGCATTAGACAATCAGGTGTATGCTTCTGTTATTGCACAGGCAGCAGAAAAAGAGCAGGCACAGGTAATTGTATTTGCCGGAAACAACACAGGTAAGGCAATAGCGCCCAGAGTTTCGGTAAAACTCAAAGCAGGACTTGTTGCAGGTGTTATGGGTCTTCCTAATAGTGCCGACCCGTTTGTGGTCCGCAAAAAGGTATTCACAGCCAAAGCATTTTCGGATGTAGTGATAAAATCGCCGGTACGTATTCTCACGCTTGCACAAAACTCATTCGGTATTGTTGAAGAAGCAGCAGATTGCCCCATTGAAGCATTCACACCTGCTTTGAAAGACACCGATTTTGGTACAGTTGTAAAAGACGTAAATAAAATTCAGGGCACCATTTTACTGACCGACGCAGAGATTGTGGTATCGGGCGGACGTGGCATGAAAAGCGCTGACAACTGGGCGCCTATTGAAGAGCTTGCCGGATTGCTCGGAGCAGCAACCGCCTGTTCGCGTCCCGTTTCCGACGAAGGCTGGAGACCTCATTCGGAGCATGTAGGTCAGACCGGAAAAGTTATTGCACCGACTCTGTATTTTGCCTTAGGTATATCAGGAGCCATACAGCATCTGGGCGGCATCAGTTCATCTAAATACATTGTTGCTATTAATAAAGATAAAGACGCACCTATATTTGAAACCGCCAATTACGGTGTACTCGGCGATTTACAAACAGTGTTGCCATCGCTTATCGCGGAGGTTAAAAAATTAAAAGAAGCGCAATAA
- a CDS encoding pitrilysin family protein: MPTTTLNRTKAPRKKNTELSGLLIPELHKLDNGIPVYIINGGTQDVMRLEFVFKAGSACQRHPLESWFAVKMLNDGTENYTAEQISGLLEYYGAYIGAIPQKDNVTVSLSLLSKHLEKVFPILEEVIKKPVFPEKEFNILIEQSRQKYIDDQQRVSEIAAQKFNRAIFGEHHPYGKILNLEDFSLFNREWLHQFHRAKYSYDNVCIVVAGKIPENCFKLLNQYFGKDGWNKNSVEPVASNFDIQTVPGKYLFPKEDVFQSAIRIGKATVTMTHPDFPKLQLLNTVFGGYFGSRLMSNIREDKGYTYGIYSALVNMNMAGLFFITSEVAADSTTRALDEVYKELKKLRSTDIPKAELSLVRNYMTGHLQRTLDGPFYTADRFKSVLDAGLDFKDYIANYVKIISETGKDELKSLASAYFDESTMTEVVAGKKNQT; encoded by the coding sequence ATGCCCACTACCACGCTTAACAGAACTAAAGCTCCCCGAAAAAAGAACACCGAACTCAGCGGTTTGCTCATTCCCGAATTGCACAAACTGGATAATGGAATTCCTGTTTATATTATCAATGGCGGCACACAGGATGTAATGCGGTTAGAATTTGTTTTTAAAGCAGGTTCCGCCTGTCAGCGGCATCCGCTTGAATCGTGGTTTGCAGTAAAAATGCTTAACGACGGAACAGAAAATTATACGGCCGAGCAAATCTCAGGCTTACTTGAATATTATGGCGCATACATCGGTGCCATTCCACAAAAAGACAATGTAACCGTATCACTGAGCCTGCTCAGCAAGCATCTTGAAAAAGTATTCCCTATACTCGAAGAGGTTATTAAAAAGCCCGTTTTTCCTGAGAAAGAGTTCAATATTCTGATAGAACAAAGCCGGCAAAAATATATTGACGACCAGCAGCGGGTAAGTGAAATAGCGGCACAAAAGTTTAACAGAGCCATTTTCGGAGAACACCATCCTTACGGGAAAATATTGAATCTCGAAGATTTTTCATTATTCAACAGAGAATGGCTGCATCAATTTCATCGGGCAAAATATTCGTATGATAACGTTTGTATTGTTGTTGCCGGAAAAATCCCCGAAAACTGCTTCAAACTGCTGAACCAATATTTCGGAAAAGACGGCTGGAACAAAAATAGTGTTGAGCCGGTCGCATCCAATTTCGATATTCAAACAGTTCCCGGAAAATATCTGTTTCCTAAGGAAGATGTATTTCAATCGGCTATCAGAATAGGCAAAGCAACCGTAACAATGACCCATCCCGATTTTCCTAAATTACAATTGCTGAATACCGTGTTTGGCGGATATTTCGGCTCACGCCTGATGTCAAACATTCGTGAAGATAAAGGTTATACATATGGAATTTACAGCGCTCTGGTTAATATGAACATGGCAGGATTGTTTTTTATTACCAGCGAAGTTGCTGCCGATTCAACCACCCGGGCACTCGATGAGGTATACAAAGAACTGAAAAAACTTCGCTCAACAGACATCCCCAAGGCAGAGTTGAGCCTTGTGCGTAACTATATGACCGGTCACCTGCAGCGCACCCTTGACGGTCCATTTTATACTGCAGACCGTTTTAAAAGCGTGCTGGATGCAGGGCTTGACTTTAAAGACTATATTGCAAATTATGTTAAGATAATTTCTGAAACAGGTAAGGATGAATTAAAATCGCTGGCGTCAGCTTACTTCGATGAGAGTACAATGACTGAAGTGGTTGCAGGTAAAAAGAATCAAACTTGA
- a CDS encoding pitrilysin family protein, translating to MIKYEKFILENGLRVIVHPDNSTPIAAVNIIYNVGAKDEHPDKTGFAHLFEHLMFGGSANIPDYDMPLQKAGGENNAFTNNDFTNYYISLPYQNLETAFWLESDRMLNLAFSEKSLDVQRNVVMEEYKQHYLNQPYGDYWLLLRPLVYKVHPYQWATIGKDISHIANAVMDDVRNFYQRFYNPCNAILCVAGNVSVSQVKRLAKKWFGPIPSGTPYLRNLPAEPVQTEGRSLIVERDVPFDVITLAYHMGGRLHGDYYTADLLSDVLSSGDSSRLYQSLVKNKRLFTEMDAYISGDIDNGLFMFYGKPVAGVSLEQAQEAIIQEIELVKITPPGKEEMEKVQNRAESGLEFSNLSVLNKAMKLSMAELLGDIELANDEISRFRAVKSSDCTEFARRIFSASNCSTLFYKAK from the coding sequence ATGATAAAATACGAAAAATTTATACTTGAAAACGGATTGCGGGTCATTGTACATCCCGACAACTCCACTCCTATTGCCGCAGTTAACATTATTTACAATGTGGGTGCAAAAGATGAGCATCCCGATAAAACAGGTTTTGCACATTTATTCGAACACCTGATGTTTGGCGGCTCGGCGAATATTCCGGATTATGATATGCCGCTTCAAAAAGCAGGCGGCGAGAATAATGCCTTCACCAATAACGATTTTACCAATTATTACATTTCGTTACCGTATCAGAACCTCGAAACAGCCTTCTGGCTGGAGAGCGACCGTATGCTCAACCTCGCCTTCTCAGAGAAAAGCCTCGACGTTCAGCGTAATGTGGTGATGGAAGAATACAAACAGCACTACCTGAACCAGCCTTATGGCGACTACTGGCTGCTGCTGCGTCCGCTTGTTTATAAAGTACATCCTTACCAATGGGCTACCATCGGCAAAGACATTTCGCATATTGCCAATGCGGTGATGGATGATGTCCGCAATTTCTATCAGCGGTTTTACAATCCTTGCAATGCTATTTTATGCGTTGCCGGTAATGTGAGTGTTTCTCAGGTAAAACGGCTCGCCAAAAAGTGGTTCGGGCCTATTCCTTCGGGAACGCCTTACCTGCGCAATCTGCCGGCTGAACCTGTGCAGACGGAAGGCCGCTCACTGATTGTTGAACGCGACGTTCCTTTTGATGTTATTACACTTGCCTACCATATGGGCGGACGGCTTCACGGCGATTATTATACCGCCGACCTGCTTTCTGATGTGCTCTCGTCGGGCGATTCATCACGACTGTATCAATCGCTTGTTAAAAACAAACGCTTGTTTACTGAAATGGATGCGTATATTTCAGGCGATATTGACAACGGACTCTTTATGTTTTACGGGAAACCTGTCGCCGGTGTAAGCCTGGAACAAGCTCAGGAAGCCATCATCCAAGAAATTGAACTTGTAAAAATAACCCCTCCCGGTAAGGAAGAAATGGAAAAAGTTCAGAACCGTGCCGAGTCAGGTCTTGAGTTTTCAAACTTAAGCGTATTGAACAAAGCCATGAAACTTTCGATGGCTGAATTGTTAGGCGATATTGAACTGGCAAATGATGAAATCAGCCGCTTCAGAGCTGTAAAGAGCAGCGACTGTACAGAGTTTGCCCGACGAATATTTTCAGCGTCCAATTGTTCAACGCTTTTTTACAAAGCAAAATAA